A region of Ignatzschineria larvae DSM 13226 DNA encodes the following proteins:
- the fdnG gene encoding formate dehydrogenase-N subunit alpha, which translates to MQLSRRQFFKVSAGTIGGTSLAALGMMPAVSEAAVREYKILKAKETRTVCTYCSVGCGMLVYSMGGKPKNSLPSIMHIEGDPDHPVSRGSLCPKGAGVIDYVHSPNRVKYPEVRRPGSDKWEPISWDEAINEIARLMKDDRDANFQHKNKDGITVNRWTSTGFLATSATTNENGFVTGKFVRALGMLAIDNQARVCHGSTVASLAASFGRGAMTNHWVDIRNADVVLVMGGNAAEAHPVGFKWAIEAKKRGAKLLCVDPRFNRTASVADFYAPIRSGSDIVFLGGLIRWLVDNNKINLEYVKEYTNAKFIVHPDYNFDDGYFSGWNEEANKYDKATWSYELDENGYAKVDETLSHPRCVFNLMRKHYDQYTPEVVERVTGTPMKDFLYVAKTLGDCAVNDKASTILYALGWTQHTVGTQMIRTMAMVQLLLGNMGVPGGGVNALRGHSNIQGLTDLGLLSTQLPGYLNLPSEAQNSYKKYITETTPKALRPGQMNYWQHTPKFFNSMMKTFYGPHATPANNFAFDYLPKWDKMYDIINSFEMMHNGEMNGYICQGFNPLAAIPDSNKNREALAKLKYLVIIDPQTTETGSFWQNHGVHNEIKTEEVMTTVYRLPAHCFVEGSGSIVNSARWLQWHYQAAEGPGESKGDAEILSRLLFKLRELYQAEGGAFPDPIMHIQWNYAQPLHPSPEEITKEQNGYALEDLYDETGKLVRKKGELLSSFGELRADGSTASGCWIYTGSWTEDGNQMANRDNSDPSGLGITLGWAWAWPANRRILYNRASADRMGQPWDPKRRLFTWTGQRWTGWDVPDFNPTAAPGSALDPFIMNPEGVGRLFSADKLVDGPFPTHFEAMENPLGYNPLYTPVNNPAVRIFKRDREMLGSHEQFPYVGTTYRLTEHFQFWTKNARLAAITQPQQFVEIGEVLAKEKGIKIGDKVKVSSNRGYIEAVAVVTKRIVPLMIEGKVVHQVGVPLHWGFESVARKGFLTNFLPVAVGDANTQTPEYKTFLVNVEPLNA; encoded by the coding sequence ATGCAATTATCAAGAAGACAATTCTTCAAAGTGTCGGCCGGAACAATCGGTGGAACCAGCCTTGCAGCTTTAGGGATGATGCCAGCGGTTTCTGAGGCGGCAGTTCGGGAATATAAAATTTTGAAAGCCAAAGAGACCCGCACAGTCTGTACTTACTGTTCAGTCGGTTGCGGCATGCTCGTTTACTCTATGGGTGGTAAACCTAAAAATTCCTTACCATCAATTATGCATATTGAAGGAGATCCTGATCATCCGGTAAGCCGCGGATCACTCTGCCCTAAAGGCGCAGGCGTTATTGATTATGTTCATAGCCCTAACCGGGTTAAATATCCTGAAGTTCGTCGCCCTGGCTCTGATAAGTGGGAACCCATCTCTTGGGATGAAGCAATCAATGAGATTGCTCGCCTTATGAAAGATGATCGCGATGCAAACTTCCAACATAAGAATAAAGATGGCATCACAGTAAATCGATGGACTTCTACAGGTTTTCTTGCCACTTCTGCAACCACTAACGAAAATGGTTTCGTGACCGGTAAGTTTGTTCGTGCTCTAGGAATGCTCGCAATCGACAACCAAGCGCGGGTTTGTCATGGCTCGACGGTTGCCAGTTTAGCCGCTTCTTTTGGTCGAGGCGCAATGACGAACCATTGGGTTGATATCCGCAATGCCGATGTTGTGCTCGTGATGGGTGGGAACGCTGCTGAAGCACATCCAGTTGGCTTTAAATGGGCAATCGAAGCCAAAAAGCGGGGCGCAAAATTACTCTGCGTTGATCCACGTTTTAACCGTACAGCTTCTGTTGCCGACTTCTATGCTCCTATCCGCTCTGGATCAGATATCGTTTTCCTCGGTGGCTTAATTCGCTGGTTGGTGGATAATAACAAGATTAATCTTGAATATGTCAAAGAGTACACTAATGCTAAATTTATTGTCCACCCGGACTATAATTTTGATGATGGTTACTTTTCGGGGTGGAATGAAGAGGCCAATAAATACGATAAAGCAACTTGGAGCTATGAACTTGACGAAAATGGTTATGCAAAAGTCGATGAGACTTTAAGCCATCCTCGTTGTGTATTTAACCTAATGCGCAAACATTACGATCAATATACCCCTGAGGTTGTTGAGCGTGTCACCGGTACACCGATGAAAGATTTCCTTTATGTAGCAAAAACATTAGGTGATTGCGCGGTTAATGATAAAGCGTCCACTATTCTCTATGCATTAGGCTGGACACAGCATACTGTCGGAACACAGATGATCCGGACTATGGCAATGGTGCAATTATTGCTTGGTAATATGGGTGTCCCTGGCGGCGGTGTCAATGCACTTCGTGGCCACTCAAACATTCAAGGGTTAACTGATTTAGGCCTTCTCTCAACACAACTTCCAGGCTATCTAAATCTTCCTAGTGAAGCGCAAAATAGCTATAAAAAATATATTACAGAAACAACACCTAAAGCCCTTCGCCCAGGTCAGATGAACTATTGGCAACATACGCCAAAATTTTTCAATAGCATGATGAAAACCTTCTATGGGCCTCATGCAACACCAGCGAATAACTTTGCATTTGATTATCTCCCTAAATGGGACAAAATGTATGACATTATCAACTCTTTTGAGATGATGCATAATGGGGAGATGAATGGTTATATCTGTCAAGGTTTCAATCCGTTAGCGGCAATTCCTGATAGTAATAAAAATCGTGAAGCGCTTGCTAAACTAAAATATCTCGTCATCATCGACCCTCAAACAACAGAAACAGGGAGTTTCTGGCAGAATCATGGGGTACATAATGAGATTAAAACAGAAGAAGTCATGACCACAGTTTATCGCTTACCTGCGCACTGTTTCGTGGAAGGTAGCGGCTCAATCGTCAACTCTGCTCGTTGGCTACAATGGCATTATCAAGCAGCGGAAGGCCCTGGTGAGTCAAAAGGCGATGCAGAGATTCTCTCACGCCTACTCTTTAAATTACGTGAGCTCTACCAAGCAGAGGGCGGTGCTTTCCCCGATCCTATTATGCATATTCAATGGAATTATGCACAGCCACTTCACCCATCACCTGAAGAGATTACCAAAGAGCAAAATGGCTATGCTCTTGAGGATCTCTATGATGAAACGGGTAAATTAGTACGTAAAAAAGGGGAGCTTCTCAGTAGCTTCGGAGAGTTACGAGCTGATGGTTCAACTGCCTCAGGTTGTTGGATCTACACTGGTTCTTGGACAGAAGATGGAAACCAAATGGCAAATCGAGACAATAGTGATCCTTCAGGATTAGGAATCACACTCGGATGGGCTTGGGCTTGGCCTGCAAATCGTCGCATTCTCTATAATCGTGCTTCAGCGGATAGAATGGGACAACCTTGGGATCCTAAACGTCGCCTCTTTACTTGGACAGGCCAACGTTGGACCGGTTGGGATGTGCCAGACTTTAATCCAACAGCGGCACCAGGTTCAGCACTCGATCCATTTATTATGAATCCTGAAGGTGTTGGTCGCCTCTTCTCTGCAGATAAACTTGTAGATGGTCCATTCCCTACACACTTTGAAGCGATGGAAAACCCTCTGGGTTATAACCCACTCTATACTCCGGTCAACAATCCGGCTGTCCGGATTTTCAAACGTGATAGAGAAATGTTAGGTAGCCATGAGCAATTCCCATATGTTGGAACAACTTATCGCTTAACAGAGCACTTCCAATTCTGGACTAAAAATGCCCGTCTAGCCGCTATTACTCAACCACAGCAATTTGTCGAAATTGGTGAGGTATTAGCCAAAGAAAAAGGCATCAAAATTGGCGATAAAGTTAAAGTCTCCTCAAACCGTGGTTATATTGAGGCTGTGGCAGTAGTGACTAAACGTATTGTTCCATTAATGATTGAAGGCAAAGTGGTTCATCAAGTGGGTGTTCCGCTTCACTGGGGCTTTGAGAGTGTTGCACGCAAAGGGTTCTTAACGAACTTCTTACCGGTTGCGGTGGGAGATGCCAATACTCAAACACCTGAATATAAAACATTCCTTGTGAATGTTGAGCCACTGAATGCATAA
- a CDS encoding radical SAM/SPASM domain-containing protein — MVNLKLPYWVTKTEKGHQLILFNWWNNFSVQIYDKYHPAYQYINQNSIGYKTDKYIDDINWLINNKFIIESTDDPIIIKEEKFNSEILHLILLPAGEACNLDCVYCYEDHDDKSRMTIEHADILLKMILKLNKKHVHIEYFGGEPLLNINFISYFSNLMSNKNISYSISITTNGTLLNESTFNTLYSSNVKSYQITLDGLEDKHNELRVSKSKNINSFKSVVRAIETLKNSNKNDIRVVLRLNVNESTIDDGYLTIFGNFIKNLVPSDDPRFLILPKPISDYSHLNLKDNVSAQTSYCKASNTVIRKIEEYLIKNNLLSASSFLATNNSGYCCYAGNENSLVITPDFSIRKCTVAMNDPINIVGNVLPNGSIIKNNNFPMWTKDYSDSNCKSCFLQKSCQGNSCPLANIKNSKKICPPLKSDVSFLTEQVMNYYEK, encoded by the coding sequence ATGGTTAATTTAAAATTACCTTATTGGGTTACAAAAACAGAAAAGGGCCACCAATTAATACTATTTAATTGGTGGAATAATTTTAGTGTTCAAATATATGATAAATATCATCCAGCCTATCAATATATAAATCAAAATTCTATTGGATATAAAACAGATAAATATATTGATGACATTAATTGGCTAATTAATAATAAATTTATAATTGAGTCAACAGATGACCCAATTATAATTAAAGAGGAAAAATTTAACTCCGAGATTTTGCATCTGATTTTATTGCCGGCAGGTGAAGCATGTAATTTGGATTGCGTCTATTGTTACGAAGATCATGATGATAAAAGTAGAATGACAATTGAGCATGCCGATATATTATTAAAAATGATATTAAAATTAAATAAAAAGCATGTTCATATAGAGTATTTCGGGGGAGAACCTCTATTAAATATTAATTTTATTTCATATTTTTCAAATTTAATGAGTAATAAAAATATTAGTTACTCAATTTCTATTACAACTAATGGCACTCTCCTTAATGAAAGTACCTTCAATACTCTCTACTCATCTAATGTAAAATCATACCAAATCACTTTAGATGGGCTTGAAGATAAACATAACGAACTTCGAGTATCCAAAAGCAAAAATATTAACTCCTTTAAGTCCGTAGTTCGTGCTATTGAAACATTAAAAAATTCCAACAAAAATGATATTAGAGTAGTCCTAAGATTAAATGTTAATGAATCCACAATAGATGATGGGTATTTAACAATATTTGGGAATTTTATTAAAAATCTTGTTCCCTCGGATGACCCTAGATTTCTTATCTTACCCAAGCCTATATCTGACTATTCACACCTTAATTTAAAAGATAATGTTTCAGCACAAACTAGCTATTGTAAGGCCTCCAATACTGTAATTCGTAAAATAGAAGAATATCTAATTAAGAATAATTTATTATCAGCTTCATCCTTTCTAGCAACCAATAATTCTGGATATTGTTGTTACGCAGGTAATGAAAATAGCTTAGTTATAACGCCAGATTTTTCTATTCGAAAATGCACTGTTGCAATGAATGATCCTATTAATATAGTTGGCAATGTTCTACCCAATGGAAGTATTATAAAAAACAATAATTTTCCTATGTGGACTAAAGATTACTCGGATTCTAATTGTAAAAGTTGCTTTTTACAAAAAAGTTGTCAAGGAAATTCTTGTCCTTTAGCTAATATCAAAAATTCAAAAAAAATATGCCCCCCTTTAAAATCTGATGTCAGTTTTTTAACAGAACAGGTGATGAATTATTATGAAAAATGA
- a CDS encoding class I SAM-dependent methyltransferase: protein MTFRTDAEQANIENFPEPSAEDYALSSALVAEIASEIERQGAIPFSRFFELALYHPQYGYYTGPQAVFGRDGDFITAPLISPFFSKSLAEQVVEVSQHLSDDWQILEIGAGNGTMAKDLLLHLADKNRLPAQYLILEVSPNLRERQKALLTEYLPDYIAQVQWIEVPPESAWEGVILANEVLDALPVERFRIVDGKPYYVDVTLSPFSENRERQEPSSDKIASTEELNSTFSQDSALHFAPQLREADSALKAYYQSLVEKGFHFPDGYESEYCPMLQSWLAPFFTHLARGVALFIDYGYDEKEYYRPERMTGTLIAHYKHRAHEDFYLYPGLQDLTANVNFTEVATILVDMGLEFLGYTAQAYFLMGNHLQTMIAKEKARIEENQANAVEAEGGAGDDTESKVARELAWFELSKRVQHLIHPEEMGERFKVLAVGKNFEEALQGFSIHDYAHHL, encoded by the coding sequence GTGACATTTAGAACGGATGCCGAGCAAGCCAATATTGAGAATTTCCCAGAACCATCAGCGGAAGATTATGCATTGTCATCGGCTTTAGTGGCGGAGATTGCTTCGGAAATTGAACGGCAAGGTGCGATTCCTTTTTCTCGCTTTTTTGAACTTGCGCTCTATCATCCACAATATGGTTACTACACAGGTCCACAGGCAGTATTTGGGCGGGACGGGGATTTTATTACCGCGCCACTGATCTCGCCATTTTTCTCAAAATCTCTTGCAGAGCAGGTGGTCGAGGTAAGTCAACATCTCTCTGATGATTGGCAAATTTTAGAGATTGGTGCAGGCAATGGCACAATGGCGAAGGATCTTCTGCTCCATCTTGCGGACAAAAATCGATTGCCGGCGCAATATCTTATTTTAGAAGTCTCCCCTAATTTACGAGAAAGACAAAAAGCGCTTTTAACAGAATATCTGCCAGATTATATTGCCCAAGTACAATGGATTGAAGTACCGCCGGAATCCGCTTGGGAAGGGGTGATCTTAGCGAATGAGGTTTTAGATGCACTTCCGGTTGAGCGTTTTCGCATTGTCGATGGCAAACCCTATTATGTGGATGTGACGTTATCCCCTTTTTCTGAAAATAGGGAGCGTCAAGAGCCATCATCAGATAAAATCGCTTCTACAGAAGAATTAAACTCAACTTTCTCACAGGATTCGGCACTGCATTTTGCACCTCAATTACGAGAAGCAGATAGCGCACTCAAAGCCTATTATCAATCGTTAGTGGAGAAAGGGTTTCACTTTCCAGACGGGTATGAGAGCGAATATTGCCCGATGTTACAATCGTGGCTAGCCCCATTTTTTACCCATTTAGCGCGCGGTGTTGCGCTCTTCATCGATTATGGCTATGACGAGAAAGAGTATTATCGCCCTGAACGAATGACCGGAACCTTAATCGCCCATTATAAGCATCGTGCTCACGAAGATTTCTATCTCTATCCAGGGTTACAAGATCTCACTGCGAATGTAAATTTTACAGAAGTAGCGACGATTTTAGTGGATATGGGATTGGAGTTTTTAGGCTATACCGCACAAGCGTACTTCTTAATGGGGAATCATCTACAAACGATGATTGCCAAAGAAAAGGCTCGTATTGAGGAGAATCAGGCGAATGCAGTGGAAGCAGAAGGGGGAGCGGGCGATGATACTGAAAGTAAGGTGGCCCGAGAATTAGCTTGGTTTGAGCTCTCAAAACGGGTACAGCACCTCATTCACCCTGAAGAGATGGGTGAGCGCTTTAAGGTGTTAGCGGTAGGTAAAAACTTTGAAGAGGCGCTACAAGGTTTCTCAATTCACGATTATGCGCATCATTTGTAA
- the fdxH gene encoding formate dehydrogenase subunit beta codes for MILESLDIKRRSATSTKSPDARQGIEVAKLIDVTTCIGCKACQVACSEWNDLRDEVGTCDGTYNNPPDLTNESWTVMRFNETTENGKLEWLIRKDGCMHCEDPGCLKACPSPGAIVQYNNGIVDFNQENCIGCGYCITGCPFNIPRLSKKDNKAYKCSLCSDRVAVGQEPACVKSCPTGAIHFGSKEDMKQYAATRIKDLNERGYENAGLYDPAGVGGTHVMYVLHHADQPELYSNLPKDPHISPVTSLWKGLLKPLSTVGIAAAVFTGFLHYVTVGPSRADDPDEGKEVIDPKKVEKEGK; via the coding sequence ATGATTTTAGAATCTTTAGATATTAAACGTCGCTCAGCGACCTCCACCAAATCCCCTGATGCACGTCAGGGCATTGAAGTCGCTAAATTAATCGATGTCACAACTTGTATTGGTTGTAAAGCCTGTCAAGTTGCTTGTTCTGAATGGAATGATCTTCGCGATGAAGTCGGAACTTGTGATGGTACCTACAATAATCCGCCAGACCTCACTAATGAGTCTTGGACAGTGATGCGCTTTAATGAAACCACCGAAAATGGCAAATTAGAGTGGCTGATTCGTAAAGATGGCTGTATGCACTGTGAAGATCCTGGCTGCCTAAAAGCGTGCCCTTCTCCTGGCGCTATCGTACAATATAACAATGGTATTGTGGATTTTAACCAAGAGAACTGTATTGGTTGTGGTTACTGTATCACTGGTTGCCCATTTAATATTCCTCGCCTTAGCAAGAAAGATAATAAGGCTTACAAATGCTCACTCTGCTCGGATCGCGTAGCAGTCGGTCAAGAACCCGCTTGTGTGAAATCATGCCCGACAGGCGCAATTCACTTTGGTTCAAAAGAAGATATGAAACAATATGCCGCAACACGTATCAAAGATTTAAATGAACGTGGTTATGAAAATGCTGGCCTTTATGATCCTGCCGGTGTTGGTGGTACACATGTCATGTATGTCCTTCACCATGCAGATCAACCTGAACTCTATAGTAACTTACCGAAAGATCCGCATATCAGCCCTGTGACAAGCCTCTGGAAAGGGTTACTCAAACCGCTTTCAACTGTGGGTATTGCAGCAGCTGTCTTTACGGGATTCTTACATTATGTCACTGTCGGTCCAAGCCGTGCAGATGACCCTGATGAGGGTAAAGAAGTGATTGATCCAAAGAAAGTGGAAAAAGAAGGAAAATAG
- a CDS encoding formate dehydrogenase accessory protein FdhE — MTMKPAGGIEKIIPILPPKGSYYPYRLKAIEKAIIKQPEAHFLPFIQSVVKAQEAAYQALKKDHPLSPIVVNNDNNAKTPFLSVDQSITPLYKQALLTMIETLLVDPEINNEIKTHLIALQAEIDQQDEALITEYYQKLIALEFNDLPQHQRLFLATALQVLLHFDTSRIQVDEDYLLRNKELCPCCNMPAISSVLDNSDNGLRYLYCSFCETKWHVVRGQCTECHSNKSLYQSKIEALDRPIYAEVCDECHTYLKTVDRTKTLIADPFIEDILTLPLSLRLSEDEYQTFGLNPYLI; from the coding sequence ATGACTATGAAACCTGCCGGCGGGATTGAAAAAATAATCCCTATCCTACCTCCTAAAGGCTCTTACTATCCTTATCGTCTTAAAGCAATTGAAAAAGCGATCATAAAACAGCCAGAAGCACATTTCTTACCTTTTATTCAATCAGTTGTAAAAGCTCAAGAAGCGGCTTATCAAGCACTCAAAAAAGATCACCCATTATCACCCATCGTTGTAAATAACGATAATAATGCGAAGACTCCCTTTTTATCAGTAGATCAATCGATCACACCGCTCTACAAGCAAGCATTACTCACTATGATTGAGACGCTATTGGTAGATCCAGAAATCAATAATGAGATTAAAACCCACCTTATCGCGCTACAAGCAGAGATCGATCAACAAGATGAAGCACTCATTACTGAATATTATCAGAAGCTCATCGCTTTAGAGTTTAATGATCTTCCTCAACATCAACGCCTTTTCCTCGCAACTGCATTGCAAGTCCTACTTCATTTTGATACCAGTCGCATTCAGGTCGATGAGGATTATCTACTTCGCAACAAAGAACTCTGCCCTTGCTGTAATATGCCGGCCATCAGTAGCGTGCTCGATAATAGTGATAATGGTCTTCGTTATCTCTACTGTAGTTTCTGTGAGACAAAATGGCACGTTGTACGAGGACAATGTACGGAATGTCATAGCAATAAATCACTTTATCAGAGTAAAATTGAAGCGCTCGATCGTCCGATCTATGCGGAAGTTTGTGATGAATGTCATACTTATCTCAAAACCGTTGATCGCACTAAAACACTTATCGCCGATCCTTTTATCGAAGATATCTTAACGCTGCCCCTCTCTCTTCGACTATCAGAAGATGAATATCAAACTTTTGGATTGAACCCTTATTTGATTTAG
- a CDS encoding formate dehydrogenase subunit gamma — MAKDKLIQRYSASERINHWIVAGCFIVLAFSGLAFFYPSFFWFSQIFGTPQMARIIHPFVGVIMFVGFFVQFFRYYKRNFVNKYDVKWAMSVKEVIKGEHLPNVGKYNAGQKIMFWVMTLSMIVLVTTGIIMWQPYFANSFSIPLRRVAILFHAWCALILIASIIVHVYAAIWVKGTIRAMTEGVVTEKWAESHHPLWYKEVMENYDRAEGSTKRKTSAHTAAQQASQSNHK, encoded by the coding sequence ATGGCTAAAGATAAATTAATTCAACGTTATTCAGCATCTGAACGTATCAATCATTGGATTGTTGCAGGATGCTTCATTGTATTGGCTTTCTCTGGACTTGCTTTCTTCTATCCAAGTTTCTTCTGGTTTAGCCAAATTTTTGGAACACCCCAAATGGCTCGTATCATCCATCCTTTCGTGGGTGTGATTATGTTTGTGGGCTTCTTTGTTCAGTTTTTCCGCTATTACAAACGTAACTTCGTGAACAAATATGATGTGAAATGGGCAATGTCTGTTAAAGAGGTGATCAAAGGTGAGCATCTTCCTAACGTCGGCAAATATAATGCCGGTCAAAAGATCATGTTCTGGGTCATGACACTTTCAATGATTGTATTGGTAACAACCGGCATCATCATGTGGCAGCCTTATTTTGCTAACTCATTCAGCATTCCACTTCGCCGAGTAGCGATCTTGTTCCACGCATGGTGTGCACTGATCCTGATCGCTTCTATCATTGTTCATGTCTATGCAGCGATCTGGGTAAAAGGGACGATTCGCGCGATGACTGAAGGCGTTGTGACTGAAAAATGGGCAGAGAGCCATCACCCACTTTGGTATAAAGAAGTGATGGAAAACTATGATAGAGCTGAAGGTTCAACAAAACGTAAAACCTCTGCTCATACAGCTGCACAACAAGCTTCGCAGTCCAACCATAAGTAG
- the recQ gene encoding DNA helicase RecQ, with translation MNRFNSSTHKHESLQHSSESVALSHSPLLDATEALQKYFGYTEFREGQAALVEGVLSGRDVLGIMPTGGGKSLCYQIPALLLPHMTLVISPLISLMKDQVDALLEIGISATFINSTLDESTLRTRLIEIRQKQYKLIYIAPERLNSYLIRSLFSALPISFIAVDEAHCISKWGHDFRPAYGEIIDFVHQLPNRPVIGAYTATATSEVIHEIKTLLQLHHPIESIISFDRTNLTFEVLKISDKRRYIVNFIRRFYPNESGIIYCATRNNVEKLTEFLKNAGLKVLAYHGGMEHHEREKNQNAFIRDEVQIIVATNAFGMGIDKSNVRFVIHYNMPQNMEAYYQEAGRAGRDGAPAHCLLLYAPRDVSNQKYLIEHNDFITDPERKDILYHNLEALIDYCHTEECLRAEILHYFSETPQFDHCNNCSNCTNTVPKINITIEAQKILSCVYRAEQNCGITTIIQILRGSKNQHILSRNLDQLSTYGIMREYSESVLKEMIMTLIARGYLYQTTEARPLLKLNIAKAKLILTGQKQLFHRQDLLLHKTISAPENHYHSPLYEEIRAFRLILSKERDVPAYTIFSDKTLRELAEKQPTTQGQMLQIHGIGVKKFDLYGERLIELIRHQ, from the coding sequence ATCAATCGTTTCAATTCATCCACCCATAAGCACGAATCGCTCCAACATTCGAGTGAATCGGTAGCGCTCTCCCATTCACCGCTTCTTGATGCCACAGAGGCGCTTCAGAAGTATTTCGGTTATACCGAATTTCGTGAAGGGCAAGCAGCGCTTGTGGAAGGCGTACTATCCGGCCGGGATGTTCTTGGAATTATGCCCACAGGGGGCGGTAAATCTCTCTGTTATCAGATTCCGGCTCTGCTTTTACCTCATATGACACTTGTCATCTCTCCGCTGATCTCCCTGATGAAAGATCAAGTAGATGCGCTACTTGAGATCGGTATTTCCGCTACTTTTATTAACAGTACTCTAGATGAGTCAACGCTACGCACTCGCCTCATTGAGATACGACAAAAACAGTATAAGCTGATCTATATTGCGCCGGAAAGGCTCAATAGTTATCTTATTCGCTCACTTTTTAGTGCGCTACCCATTAGTTTTATTGCCGTAGATGAAGCCCACTGTATCTCCAAATGGGGCCACGATTTTCGCCCTGCTTATGGCGAGATCATCGATTTTGTCCATCAATTGCCCAATCGCCCGGTGATTGGTGCCTATACAGCAACAGCCACATCGGAAGTGATCCACGAAATTAAAACGTTGTTACAACTTCATCATCCTATCGAATCGATTATCAGTTTTGACCGCACAAATCTCACCTTTGAAGTGCTGAAAATCTCTGATAAACGCCGGTATATCGTCAATTTTATACGCCGATTCTATCCCAATGAATCCGGTATTATCTACTGTGCAACCCGCAACAATGTGGAAAAACTCACAGAATTTCTTAAAAATGCCGGCCTTAAAGTCTTGGCTTACCACGGCGGAATGGAGCATCACGAGCGGGAAAAGAATCAAAATGCGTTTATTCGCGATGAAGTGCAGATTATTGTGGCCACCAATGCCTTTGGTATGGGCATTGATAAATCGAATGTCCGCTTTGTGATTCACTATAATATGCCTCAAAATATGGAAGCTTATTATCAAGAAGCCGGGCGAGCAGGCCGAGATGGTGCGCCAGCGCACTGTTTACTGCTCTATGCACCGAGAGATGTCTCCAATCAAAAATATCTGATTGAACATAATGATTTTATTACCGATCCTGAGCGTAAAGATATTCTCTATCATAATCTCGAAGCACTTATCGATTACTGTCATACCGAAGAGTGTTTACGTGCAGAGATTCTTCACTATTTTTCTGAGACACCTCAATTCGATCACTGTAATAATTGTAGTAATTGCACTAATACAGTGCCGAAGATCAATATCACTATCGAAGCCCAAAAGATTCTCTCCTGTGTCTATCGTGCCGAACAAAATTGTGGCATTACAACCATTATTCAGATTCTACGAGGCTCGAAAAATCAACACATTCTCTCCCGTAATCTCGATCAGCTCTCTACTTATGGCATTATGCGGGAATATTCGGAATCAGTACTCAAAGAGATGATTATGACGCTAATCGCAAGAGGTTACCTCTATCAAACAACCGAAGCAAGACCACTACTTAAGCTCAATATTGCCAAAGCAAAGTTGATTTTAACCGGACAAAAACAGCTCTTTCATCGACAAGATCTGCTACTGCATAAAACTATTTCAGCACCGGAAAATCACTATCATTCACCGCTCTATGAAGAGATACGCGCATTTCGTTTAATACTCTCTAAAGAGCGAGATGTGCCGGCCTATACCATTTTTAGCGATAAAACCCTTAGAGAACTTGCAGAGAAACAACCGACCACTCAAGGACAGATGTTGCAGATTCACGGTATTGGCGTTAAGAAATTTGATCTCTATGGCGAGCGATTAATTGAATTAATTCGCCATCAATAA